The Mucilaginibacter yixingensis genome window below encodes:
- a CDS encoding glycosyltransferase family 9 protein, whose amino-acid sequence MKILVIRFSSMGDIIYTTPVVRCLKQQLPDAEIHFLTKPAFKYIYDNNPHLDKLLLLQPKLADTIKEIQAEHYDYLIDLHSNLRTRIIKLRTGIKSSTYNKERIGKWLTLKFRFKLIKPTHLVDRYLQTVKFLGVKNDNLPIDYYIKNQYQLTDLLPASHQKFVAFIIGATHFTKRMPNEKVISICRKINKPIVLLGGNDVKANADEIAAALGQQAFNTCGVTTLDQSVFLVSQAQSIIGFDTGLTHIAEAFDKPIASIWGSTVPELLGVQPYKVKQSLTAGVNLPCRPCSKFGRESCPQGHFKCMNDIDEQKVVNFTINSSV is encoded by the coding sequence ATGAAGATATTGGTTATTCGCTTTAGCTCTATGGGCGATATTATTTACACTACTCCCGTGGTGCGATGCCTGAAACAGCAACTGCCGGATGCCGAAATACACTTTTTAACCAAGCCCGCCTTTAAATACATTTACGATAATAATCCGCATCTGGATAAACTGCTGCTGCTGCAACCCAAACTGGCAGACACGATAAAAGAGATCCAGGCTGAACATTACGACTACCTGATTGACCTGCACAGCAACCTGCGCACACGAATCATCAAGTTGCGCACGGGCATAAAATCATCAACCTACAATAAAGAGCGTATTGGCAAATGGCTCACCCTCAAATTTAGGTTTAAGCTAATCAAGCCCACACATTTGGTAGATAGATACCTGCAAACCGTAAAGTTTTTAGGGGTAAAAAACGATAATCTACCTATTGATTATTATATCAAAAATCAATACCAGCTAACTGATCTGCTACCGGCATCGCATCAAAAATTTGTGGCATTTATTATTGGCGCCACCCATTTTACCAAGCGAATGCCTAATGAAAAAGTAATTAGCATCTGCCGTAAAATAAATAAACCAATTGTATTACTTGGCGGCAATGATGTAAAGGCCAATGCTGATGAAATAGCGGCAGCCCTTGGCCAACAGGCTTTTAATACCTGCGGTGTAACCACGCTCGATCAATCGGTATTCCTGGTTTCGCAAGCACAAAGTATCATTGGTTTTGACACCGGCCTCACCCACATTGCCGAAGCTTTTGACAAACCTATCGCATCAATCTGGGGCAGTACTGTACCAGAACTACTTGGCGTACAGCCTTATAAAGTAAAGCAATCTTTAACCGCTGGCGTAAATTTGCCTTGTCGCCCTTGCTCAAAATTTGGCCGGGAAAGCTGTCCGCAAGGCCATTTTAAATGCATGAATGACATTGATGAGCAAAAGGTTGTAAATTTTACCATAAACAGTTCTGTATAA
- a CDS encoding LptF/LptG family permease: MSKFINRYLKVIDRYIMRKYLGTFVFTLVIFSVITVVFDISERLDNFLKGGASLRDIICEYYAGFVPFYLNMLSPLINFLAVIFFTAKMANQTEIVPILSGKASFNRFLRPYFLSATLIFIVSLFVNVYLIPYTNRLMNNFANVYFNDVDPTRSETHIQLNKETFVYLQSYDETIHMGYNFILEKFKGDEMREKLTAPTIRFDSVKHSWSIPQYQVRYVNGLRESMKTGYNKDTVLDMKPTDFVLRDNVYQAISTRALAAGITKEKERGTGLLIPMQFEMYKRFVYPMSTFVLTLIGVSISSRKVRGGIGLPLGIGIFLCFTYIVVDRFAFVFSIKGGMPPGFTVFIPNVLFGILGLFMLRKAPK, encoded by the coding sequence ATGAGCAAATTCATCAACCGCTACCTAAAAGTTATAGACAGGTATATTATGCGAAAATACCTGGGCACCTTTGTGTTTACGCTGGTCATCTTTTCGGTAATTACCGTGGTTTTTGACATCTCAGAACGCCTGGATAACTTCCTGAAAGGCGGGGCATCACTGCGCGATATTATATGTGAGTACTACGCAGGCTTTGTGCCATTCTACCTCAATATGCTCTCGCCACTGATCAATTTCCTGGCGGTGATCTTCTTTACGGCCAAGATGGCCAACCAAACAGAGATTGTGCCGATACTGAGCGGCAAGGCCAGTTTTAACCGCTTCCTGCGCCCTTATTTCCTCTCGGCTACGCTCATCTTTATCGTATCGTTATTTGTTAACGTATACCTCATCCCCTACACCAACAGGTTGATGAACAACTTTGCCAACGTTTATTTTAACGACGTTGACCCTACCCGCAGTGAGACCCATATTCAGCTAAACAAAGAGACCTTCGTGTATTTACAATCGTACGATGAGACGATCCACATGGGTTATAATTTCATCCTCGAAAAATTTAAAGGGGATGAAATGCGTGAAAAATTAACAGCGCCCACTATCCGGTTTGACTCGGTAAAGCACAGCTGGTCTATCCCGCAATACCAGGTAAGGTATGTAAATGGGCTCAGAGAAAGCATGAAAACAGGTTACAATAAAGACACCGTTCTTGACATGAAGCCTACAGATTTTGTGCTGCGCGATAACGTTTATCAGGCCATTTCTACCCGCGCCCTGGCCGCTGGCATTACCAAAGAAAAAGAACGCGGCACAGGCCTTCTAATACCCATGCAGTTTGAAATGTATAAGCGTTTTGTATACCCAATGTCAACGTTTGTACTGACGCTTATTGGTGTCTCCATTTCATCGCGCAAGGTGCGCGGCGGCATTGGCTTGCCTTTAGGAATTGGGATTTTTCTGTGTTTTACCTACATTGTGGTAGACCGCTTTGCCTTTGTATTTTCTATTAAAGGCGGCATGCCGCCTGGGTTCACGGTGTTTATTCCTAACGTTTTATTTGGTATATTGGGCTTATTCATGCTCAGAAAAGCACCCAAATAA
- the rsmG gene encoding 16S rRNA (guanine(527)-N(7))-methyltransferase RsmG: MNSNLILKYFPDITEQQKQQFDELPALYAHWNEQINVISRKDIDQLIERHVLHSLGIAKVMQFLPGERVMDVGTGGGFPGIPLAVMFPETQFHLVDSIGKKIKVVQEVASAIGLKNLTAAHTRAEDVPGKFDFVVSRAVTQLKDFYPWVKGKFNKEGRNTLANGILYLKGGDLSQEIAESKLKVNQYHLKDYFAEEFFETKQVIYVKG; encoded by the coding sequence ATGAATTCTAACCTGATTCTCAAATATTTTCCTGATATCACCGAGCAGCAAAAGCAACAATTTGATGAGCTGCCTGCTCTGTACGCTCATTGGAACGAGCAGATTAACGTTATTTCCCGTAAAGATATTGACCAGCTGATAGAGCGCCACGTGTTGCACTCGTTGGGTATTGCCAAAGTGATGCAGTTTCTACCCGGCGAGCGTGTGATGGATGTGGGTACCGGCGGTGGTTTCCCCGGCATTCCACTGGCTGTAATGTTCCCCGAAACGCAGTTTCACTTGGTTGATTCTATCGGAAAGAAGATAAAAGTGGTGCAGGAAGTAGCCTCGGCCATCGGCCTGAAAAACCTGACCGCAGCCCATACCCGCGCCGAAGACGTACCCGGTAAATTTGATTTTGTGGTATCGCGTGCGGTAACGCAGCTAAAAGATTTTTACCCATGGGTAAAAGGCAAGTTCAATAAAGAAGGCCGTAACACACTGGCTAACGGTATATTATACCTCAAAGGCGGCGACTTATCGCAAGAAATTGCAGAATCAAAGCTGAAGGTAAACCAATATCATCTGAAAGATTATTTTGCTGAAGAGTTTTTTGAAACCAAGCAGGTCATCTACGTAAAAGGTTGA
- a CDS encoding energy transducer TonB: MHKSNLTTFKAVCFVLPALALYSFSNKHKQIQPTTVKLTDTTLTERFKPLYSFMMRTVRYPLTARENNVMGRVVAIVTVDDSSHISEAKILRGIGSGCDEEVVKEIRLFKNDLPTVKPGVYKLPVLFLFDGEKTPPLPAEFKNDKNYLDEMVFIAHGTK, from the coding sequence ATGCATAAATCTAACCTTACTACTTTTAAAGCGGTATGTTTTGTATTGCCGGCATTGGCTTTGTATTCATTTTCAAATAAGCACAAGCAGATTCAACCAACAACCGTGAAGCTCACCGACACAACACTAACAGAGCGCTTTAAGCCTCTTTATTCCTTTATGATGAGGACGGTGCGTTACCCTCTGACCGCCAGGGAAAACAATGTCATGGGTCGGGTTGTGGCAATTGTTACGGTTGACGATTCCAGCCATATTAGTGAAGCTAAAATACTAAGAGGAATTGGCAGCGGCTGTGACGAAGAAGTAGTAAAAGAGATCAGATTATTTAAAAACGATTTGCCCACTGTTAAGCCGGGCGTATATAAATTGCCAGTGCTATTTCTCTTCGATGGGGAAAAGACGCCACCCCTACCCGCCGAATTTAAGAACGATAAAAACTATCTTGACGAGATGGTATTTATTGCCCATGGCACAAAATAG
- the rfaE2 gene encoding D-glycero-beta-D-manno-heptose 1-phosphate adenylyltransferase gives MDKTIKKHIQEKINSLEITQQNVDFWKAEGLKVVFTNGVFDLIHPGHITYLADAAAQGDKLVIGLNSDSSVKRLGKGDDRPINDQNARALLLAAFFFVDAVVIFDEDTPHNLITTLMPDVLAKGGDYTIDTIVGAKEVMASGGEVKVISFVDGFSSTAIIKKIRQR, from the coding sequence ATGGACAAAACCATCAAAAAACACATTCAAGAGAAAATCAACAGTTTGGAGATTACCCAACAGAACGTTGATTTCTGGAAGGCAGAAGGCCTGAAGGTAGTTTTTACCAATGGCGTTTTTGACCTGATACACCCCGGTCACATTACTTACCTGGCAGATGCCGCCGCACAGGGCGATAAATTGGTAATTGGCCTCAACTCAGACAGCTCGGTAAAACGCCTGGGTAAAGGAGACGACAGACCAATTAACGACCAAAATGCCAGAGCTTTACTTTTAGCGGCGTTCTTTTTTGTTGATGCCGTGGTCATCTTTGATGAGGATACGCCACACAACCTCATCACCACCCTAATGCCAGATGTTTTGGCCAAAGGCGGTGATTATACCATTGATACTATTGTAGGCGCTAAAGAGGTAATGGCCAGCGGCGGTGAGGTAAAGGTGATTAGCTTTGTTGATGGATTTTCGTCAACCGCTATTATTAAAAAAATAAGACAGCGTTAA
- a CDS encoding porin family protein — MKKLAFCMAALLICSIAHAQRKFEYGFRIGGGISTQSTTSPTLLSTQVIRTFNASLVAEYAIPRNYFLQASVGINNKGVTNFEDALTTTNHITYLELTVDALHKFKVPSLGKFLVGAGFYTAMANGGTFDYETPNSTNSDKIAFGNDNDFRKNDAGLNLITGLELNNHLTFNIGYDFGLTNIASQPLKDSGVKSVYNRSIMVGLGLMF, encoded by the coding sequence ATGAAAAAGTTAGCTTTTTGCATGGCCGCTCTGCTTATTTGCAGCATTGCCCATGCGCAGCGTAAGTTTGAATACGGTTTTAGGATAGGCGGAGGCATATCTACCCAGTCTACCACCAGCCCAACTTTACTTTCAACACAGGTTATTCGCACCTTTAATGCAAGCCTGGTTGCCGAGTATGCTATTCCGCGTAATTACTTTTTACAGGCCAGCGTGGGCATCAACAACAAAGGGGTTACCAATTTTGAAGACGCATTAACCACCACCAATCATATCACTTACCTGGAACTGACAGTGGATGCGCTGCACAAGTTTAAAGTTCCGTCTTTAGGCAAATTTCTGGTGGGCGCGGGGTTCTATACCGCCATGGCTAACGGTGGCACATTTGATTATGAAACGCCTAACAGTACCAACTCAGATAAGATCGCCTTTGGTAACGATAACGACTTTAGAAAAAATGATGCCGGCCTTAACCTCATTACCGGTCTGGAATTGAATAACCATCTCACATTTAATATTGGCTACGATTTTGGCTTAACAAACATTGCATCGCAACCCTTGAAAGACAGTGGGGTGAAGAGTGTTTACAACAGATCAATCATGGTTGGCCTGGGGCTAATGTTTTAA
- the dprA gene encoding DNA-processing protein DprA has product MSLLYQIALSQVHNVGPVYAKTLLSYVGDAETIFKTPIAKLGKVPGVSEKRLSAEAFTKALARAEKELPFIEKHGVDVLFYTDARYPKRLKNCDDSPILLYSKGNADLNMQRVVSIVGTRNSTDYGKQICEQLMADLQRYNVLVVSGLALGIDVIAHKECLRQNIPTVGVLGHGLDKFYPAPNRATAEKMQQNGGILTEYLSGTVPNREHFPARNRIVAGMADATIVVEAGIKGGALITAEIANSYNRDVFAFPGRIGDTYSEGCNFLIRHNKASLLSCIEDFAFSMGWEENAAAKPVEQLSLFTDLTDTERIVFDAIRANQSPLAIDELAIRTRMPMSTLAMDLLNMEMQGVIRSLPGKMYSLTV; this is encoded by the coding sequence ATGTCTCTACTTTATCAGATCGCCTTATCGCAGGTCCACAATGTTGGTCCGGTTTATGCCAAAACGCTGCTCTCTTATGTGGGTGATGCCGAAACAATCTTCAAAACACCTATTGCCAAACTGGGTAAAGTACCCGGTGTTTCAGAGAAACGATTAAGTGCCGAGGCGTTTACCAAGGCGTTGGCTCGCGCCGAAAAAGAGCTGCCCTTTATTGAGAAGCATGGGGTTGACGTGTTGTTTTATACCGACGCCCGCTACCCCAAACGACTGAAAAATTGCGATGATAGCCCGATTTTACTCTATAGTAAAGGCAATGCTGACCTGAACATGCAACGTGTAGTAAGCATAGTCGGCACCCGCAACAGTACCGATTATGGCAAACAGATCTGCGAGCAATTGATGGCCGATCTGCAACGCTACAACGTGCTGGTAGTAAGTGGACTGGCCCTGGGCATTGATGTAATAGCTCACAAAGAATGCCTGCGTCAGAATATCCCCACAGTAGGCGTACTGGGCCACGGATTGGATAAGTTTTACCCGGCACCTAACCGGGCTACGGCAGAGAAAATGCAACAAAACGGCGGTATTTTAACCGAATATTTATCAGGAACCGTTCCCAATCGTGAGCATTTTCCGGCTCGTAACCGCATTGTGGCCGGTATGGCCGATGCGACTATTGTGGTAGAAGCAGGCATAAAAGGCGGCGCATTGATTACCGCCGAGATTGCCAACTCCTATAACCGTGATGTGTTTGCATTTCCTGGTCGTATAGGCGATACTTATTCTGAAGGATGCAACTTCCTCATCAGGCATAATAAAGCCAGTTTGCTAAGTTGTATTGAGGATTTTGCTTTCAGTATGGGTTGGGAAGAAAATGCCGCCGCAAAACCGGTAGAGCAGCTAAGTTTATTTACAGACTTGACTGATACCGAGCGTATAGTGTTTGATGCCATTCGTGCCAATCAATCGCCGCTGGCTATTGATGAGCTGGCTATTCGCACCCGGATGCCCATGAGCACCTTAGCTATGGATTTACTGAATATGGAAATGCAGGGTGTGATCCGCTCGTTACCGGGCAAGATGTATAGTTTGACGGTGTGA
- the tgt gene encoding tRNA guanosine(34) transglycosylase Tgt, translated as MNFKLQAQDPLSKARAGEITTDHGTIQTPIFMPVGTAGTVKAVHQHELLNDVNAQIILGNTYHLYLRPGLNTLEQAGGLHKFNGWDKPILTDSGGYQVYSLTEVRKIKEEGVTFRSHIDGSKHLFTPENVMDTQRTIGADIIMAFDECTPYPCDYNYARRSLDMTHRWLKRCCDRFDSTEPKYGYSQTLFPIVQGSVYKDLRIKSAETIASFEREGNAIGGLSVGEPAEEMYAMTEVVCNILPEQKPRYLMGVGTPVNILENIALGIDMFDCVMPTRNARNGMLFTKDGIINIRNEKWKNDFSAIEANSDLHVDRHHTKAYLRHLITSGEILGAQIASLHNLHFYLWLVNTAREKIIAGEFYEWKKTMVNRLGQRL; from the coding sequence ATGAATTTTAAGCTACAAGCACAAGACCCGCTCAGTAAGGCGCGCGCCGGCGAGATCACTACAGATCACGGCACCATACAAACCCCCATTTTTATGCCGGTAGGCACCGCGGGGACAGTAAAAGCCGTTCATCAGCATGAGTTGCTGAACGATGTTAACGCGCAGATTATTCTGGGCAACACTTATCATTTATACCTGCGCCCCGGCCTGAATACGCTGGAGCAAGCCGGTGGCCTGCACAAATTTAACGGATGGGATAAGCCCATACTTACAGACAGTGGCGGCTACCAGGTGTATTCGCTAACAGAAGTACGGAAGATTAAGGAAGAAGGCGTAACCTTCCGCTCGCATATTGACGGCTCTAAACACCTATTTACGCCAGAGAATGTGATGGACACCCAGCGCACCATAGGCGCCGATATTATTATGGCGTTTGATGAGTGTACCCCTTACCCGTGCGACTATAATTACGCTCGCCGATCGCTGGATATGACTCACCGCTGGCTGAAACGCTGCTGCGACCGATTTGACAGCACGGAGCCTAAATATGGCTACAGCCAAACGTTGTTCCCTATTGTTCAGGGCTCGGTTTATAAAGATCTGCGCATCAAATCGGCAGAAACCATTGCGTCTTTTGAGCGCGAGGGCAATGCCATTGGCGGCCTTTCTGTGGGCGAGCCTGCCGAGGAAATGTATGCCATGACAGAAGTTGTGTGCAACATACTACCGGAGCAGAAACCGCGTTACCTGATGGGAGTAGGTACTCCGGTTAATATATTGGAGAACATTGCTTTGGGTATTGATATGTTTGATTGTGTGATGCCTACGCGCAACGCACGCAACGGCATGTTGTTTACAAAAGATGGCATCATCAACATACGGAACGAGAAGTGGAAGAACGATTTTTCGGCTATTGAAGCCAATAGCGATCTGCATGTAGACCGTCATCACACTAAGGCTTATCTGCGCCACCTGATAACCAGCGGCGAGATTTTGGGCGCACAGATTGCCAGCCTGCACAACCTGCATTTTTACTTGTGGCTGGTAAATACTGCCCGCGAAAAGATCATAGCAGGCGAATTTTATGAATGGAAAAAAACAATGGTTAACCGCTTAGGGCAACGTTTATAA
- a CDS encoding histidine phosphatase family protein, with protein MKKLLLIRHAKAAHQDGKDFKRPLTDRGVRDSLTMADQLQTMHLIPEHVLASPAYRTKATAELIFEKLGIKSKAYNDFIYEANTHTLLNIIAGLPDEYNFVAIVGHNPGMSQVLYELTGEMIDMPTATAALLAFDFDEWDMVSSDTAKLAWYGTPKGNEAFE; from the coding sequence ATGAAAAAACTATTGCTCATCAGGCATGCAAAAGCTGCCCATCAGGACGGGAAAGACTTCAAGCGACCACTGACAGACCGCGGCGTGCGCGATTCACTCACCATGGCCGATCAGCTGCAAACCATGCATCTCATACCAGAGCATGTATTAGCCAGCCCTGCCTATCGCACCAAAGCTACTGCCGAACTGATATTTGAAAAATTGGGTATCAAGAGCAAAGCTTATAACGATTTTATTTACGAGGCCAATACCCATACCCTGCTCAACATTATTGCCGGATTGCCCGATGAATACAACTTTGTAGCCATTGTGGGGCATAACCCCGGCATGAGTCAGGTACTTTATGAGCTAACCGGCGAAATGATAGATATGCCTACCGCAACTGCCGCCCTGCTGGCCTTTGATTTTGACGAATGGGATATGGTGAGCAGCGATACCGCCAAGCTGGCCTGGTACGGCACCCCGAAGGGAAATGAGGCTTTTGAGTAA
- a CDS encoding DNA polymerase/3'-5' exonuclease PolX yields MENKTISRTLRLFSQLMELHEVNQFKIRSVANAAFKVDKLPFKLAGKTTAEMEKIDGVGKSLAGKITELLETGAIAEMQDLRHNTPEGVIEMLHIKGIGPKKIGIIWHELGIETIGELYYACNENRLIEAKGFGLKTQEEIAKAIDFRMAGNGKFLYAQIEDQAGVVIQLIRDTLPGALVEFAGDYRRGCEVISELSVVIGSRDPDIAMQALQQLDVIKNINVDHHHINGELDSGLMIDLICVSKADYFKTLFLQTGNDQHVDAILERIAGPLDSPTSEQIIYQKAGLEYLAPELREGDAWLEKAEQNTLPHLITRFDLKGTLHNHSTWSDGVNTLEEMALYCRDEMKLEYLGISDHSKTAVYAKGLSIERVLQQHEEIDHLNKKLENFHIFKGIESDILGDGALDYPDEILARFDFIVASVHSNLKMSEEKATARLIKAIENPYTTMLGHPTGRLLLSRAGYPIDYKKVIDACAANNVVIEVNSNPLRLDLDWRWHQYALDKGVWLSINPDAHRNEGFHDMQFGVLVARKGGLSKERCLNAQSLADIKNFFEQQKAKR; encoded by the coding sequence ATGGAAAATAAAACCATATCCCGTACGCTTCGCCTGTTTTCACAACTGATGGAACTGCATGAGGTTAATCAGTTCAAAATACGATCTGTTGCCAATGCGGCTTTCAAGGTTGATAAACTGCCTTTTAAACTTGCCGGTAAAACCACGGCCGAAATGGAAAAGATTGACGGCGTGGGCAAAAGCCTGGCCGGAAAAATAACCGAACTGCTGGAAACCGGCGCTATTGCCGAAATGCAGGATCTGCGGCATAATACCCCAGAAGGTGTAATTGAAATGCTACATATTAAAGGCATCGGCCCGAAAAAGATTGGCATTATTTGGCATGAACTAGGCATTGAAACCATTGGTGAGCTGTATTATGCCTGTAACGAAAACCGACTTATCGAAGCCAAAGGCTTCGGACTAAAAACGCAGGAGGAAATTGCTAAGGCCATTGATTTTCGCATGGCTGGTAATGGCAAGTTTCTATACGCACAGATAGAAGATCAGGCCGGGGTAGTCATCCAGCTCATTCGCGATACTTTGCCTGGGGCGTTGGTAGAATTTGCCGGCGACTATCGTCGCGGCTGTGAAGTGATTAGCGAGTTGAGCGTTGTTATCGGCAGTCGCGATCCGGATATCGCCATGCAAGCTTTGCAGCAACTGGATGTCATCAAAAACATTAATGTCGATCATCACCACATTAACGGCGAACTGGATAGCGGATTAATGATTGACCTGATCTGTGTTTCTAAAGCAGATTATTTTAAAACACTATTCCTGCAAACGGGTAATGACCAGCATGTTGATGCTATATTAGAGCGCATTGCAGGGCCACTGGATTCGCCTACCAGCGAGCAGATTATCTATCAGAAAGCCGGCCTGGAATACCTTGCACCTGAACTTCGCGAGGGCGATGCCTGGCTGGAAAAAGCGGAACAGAATACACTCCCCCATTTAATCACCCGCTTTGATTTAAAAGGTACGCTGCACAACCACAGCACCTGGAGCGATGGCGTCAACACGCTGGAAGAAATGGCCCTGTACTGCCGTGATGAGATGAAACTGGAGTATCTGGGTATCTCAGATCACAGTAAAACTGCGGTTTATGCCAAGGGGTTGAGCATCGAGCGTGTGCTGCAACAGCATGAGGAAATTGACCATCTTAATAAGAAACTCGAGAACTTCCATATTTTCAAGGGAATTGAGTCTGACATTTTGGGCGATGGCGCGTTAGATTATCCAGATGAGATTTTGGCCAGGTTTGATTTCATCGTGGCTTCTGTACACAGCAACCTTAAAATGAGCGAGGAAAAGGCTACAGCCCGGTTAATCAAAGCCATTGAAAACCCATACACCACCATGCTGGGGCACCCTACCGGCAGATTGCTATTGAGCCGCGCCGGCTACCCTATTGACTATAAGAAGGTGATTGATGCCTGTGCCGCCAACAATGTGGTCATTGAAGTGAACTCCAATCCGTTACGTTTGGATTTGGATTGGCGCTGGCACCAGTACGCCCTAGATAAAGGCGTGTGGCTATCCATCAACCCGGATGCCCACCGAAACGAAGGTTTCCACGATATGCAATTTGGCGTGCTGGTTGCCCGCAAAGGTGGTTTGAGTAAAGAGCGCTGCCTGAATGCCCAATCGCTGGCTGATATCAAAAACTTTTTTGAACAGCAAAAAGCCAAAAGATAA
- a CDS encoding glycosyltransferase has protein sequence MEPYLHAGIVVLVNLFFIIQVFFLVGRYNRLSAYKIKTDDNETPTIPVSVIIAARNEARNLSEYLPSILEQDYPDFEVVVINDCSYDGSDMLLMDMEQKYPRLKVVTVTEHDRFKTGKKFALTMGIKAAKHEHMLFTDADCKPATDQWIRLMTRNFEQPGTEIVLGYSPYVRKRGLMNLFIRFETVKTGMSYLAAALHHDAYMGIGRNLAYTKTLFFKSKGFASHMHILSGDDDLFVNQNATSTNVQIEIDKRAFTYSQAKTTYQSWYRQKKRHMGVGKLYRNGHRRLLTADAMSGFLFYIMLIISFSFKVEPLLALSLYLLRLGIQLAVYIRIFRKLRGKDLLFFLPFLDLFYYFYLNIFGLIGHFIKTTQWK, from the coding sequence TTGGAACCCTATCTGCACGCCGGTATTGTTGTTTTAGTAAATCTGTTCTTTATTATTCAGGTTTTTTTCCTGGTAGGCAGGTATAACCGGTTATCGGCCTACAAGATCAAGACCGATGATAATGAAACGCCAACCATCCCCGTTTCGGTTATTATTGCGGCCCGTAATGAGGCGCGCAACCTGAGCGAATATCTCCCGTCAATTCTAGAACAAGATTACCCCGATTTTGAGGTAGTGGTGATAAATGATTGCTCATACGATGGTAGCGATATGCTGCTGATGGATATGGAGCAAAAATATCCGCGTTTAAAAGTGGTGACTGTAACCGAGCACGATCGCTTTAAAACCGGGAAGAAATTTGCCCTTACCATGGGTATTAAAGCGGCCAAACACGAGCACATGCTGTTTACCGATGCAGATTGTAAGCCGGCTACCGACCAATGGATTCGACTGATGACCCGCAATTTTGAGCAGCCGGGTACTGAGATTGTGCTGGGCTACTCGCCATACGTACGCAAGCGTGGTTTGATGAATCTGTTTATCCGCTTTGAAACGGTGAAGACCGGCATGAGTTATCTGGCTGCCGCATTGCATCATGATGCTTATATGGGTATTGGGCGTAACCTGGCTTATACTAAAACGCTTTTCTTTAAATCGAAAGGTTTTGCGTCGCACATGCATATTCTTTCTGGCGATGATGATCTGTTTGTAAATCAGAACGCTACATCAACCAATGTGCAGATTGAGATTGACAAACGTGCGTTTACCTATAGTCAGGCCAAAACTACTTATCAATCCTGGTACCGTCAGAAAAAGAGACACATGGGAGTGGGGAAATTGTACCGCAACGGGCACAGGCGTTTACTCACTGCCGATGCAATGAGTGGGTTTCTTTTCTACATCATGCTTATCATTTCGTTCAGTTTTAAGGTCGAACCTTTACTGGCATTAAGTTTGTATCTACTTCGATTAGGAATACAACTGGCGGTTTACATCAGAATATTCAGGAAGTTGAGGGGGAAAGATCTGTTGTTTTTCTTGCCGTTTTTAGACCTGTTCTATTATTTTTATCTGAATATTTTTGGTTTGATTGGGCACTTTATAAAAACCACCCAATGGAAGTAA
- a CDS encoding RNA polymerase sigma factor, producing the protein MEVNSNFTENAKNDFQLVQKALDGDQKAYADLMHRYKDAIYFMALKMVNNKEDAMDLTVETFGKAFEKLDKYQPSHAFSTWLFRVATNNCIDFIRKKKLHTLSLNGLMDDEGDERPLQIKADILNPEESWIKNQQSQELKTLIEGLPPRYYKLITLRYFDELSYDEIAQQLDLPIGTVKGQLFKARYLLSSIVSHMKKDEF; encoded by the coding sequence ATGGAAGTAAACTCAAATTTCACCGAGAACGCAAAAAACGATTTCCAACTGGTGCAAAAAGCATTGGATGGAGACCAAAAGGCTTACGCCGATTTGATGCACCGTTACAAAGACGCCATTTATTTTATGGCCCTTAAAATGGTGAACAATAAAGAGGACGCTATGGACCTAACCGTAGAAACCTTTGGCAAGGCTTTTGAAAAGTTGGACAAGTACCAGCCCAGCCACGCCTTTAGCACCTGGTTGTTCAGAGTGGCTACCAATAATTGCATTGATTTTATTCGCAAAAAGAAGCTGCACACGCTATCGCTCAACGGGTTGATGGACGATGAAGGTGATGAGCGCCCGCTGCAGATTAAAGCTGATATACTGAACCCTGAAGAGAGCTGGATTAAAAACCAGCAATCGCAAGAGTTGAAAACATTGATTGAAGGCCTGCCCCCGCGGTATTATAAACTGATTACGCTGCGCTATTTTGATGAGCTGTCTTATGATGAGATTGCCCAGCAGCTTGATCTGCCCATTGGCACGGTTAAAGGCCAGTTATTTAAAGCCCGCTACTTGCTTAGCAGCATTGTTAGCCACATGAAAAAGGATGAATTCTAA